Genomic segment of Malus domestica chromosome 15, GDT2T_hap1:
TGCCTATGTCCTCGGGCTAGCAGTAGTACTTTATTTCAttatttgaaataataggagtacaataATAACTCTCACTATTTGCTCTTCTCTTTCTAGCCCAACTCACTGGTAATTTCTTCTgcatctctcttctttcctcttctcttctctccctttgaTATTGAATTATGAGTTTACAATGAACGGATGAACCTCATTTTATAGATTTTTTCATCTGACAAAATAATGTAGcaacactattcactttatacgattttttttcaaataaatagTACATAAAGTAATCCATCTCATTTTTATTCAAATGACTAGTAAAGAACTATTCATGTGATGCGGTCCATCCACATATTGCATTACAACAAATCAGCATTATTTTCCTCAACTTTGAAAGTACGGGTGGTGAGTCTTAATTTGCACCCGTAAATATGGCTGTTAGGTTGCCCAGGCTTTCAAATTTGCTCATATCATTTGAAATGAACTTACCAAGAAGACTAAGCCAACTGAACCACCTCAACAACTTCATGTCTTCTTCTCAATCCTTTACTGAGTTTTACTCTTCTCTGATTCAACAATGCATACACACAAGGTCGTTGATGGACGTTGGAATTGTTCAGACCCATATGATCAAATCCGGTTGCATTCACCTCTCTGTAGGCAACAAGCTCGTCGATGCGGGCTTGAAGTGTGGGAGCATTAGCTATGCACGCAAACTGTTTGATGAATTGCCTGAGAGGCACGTTGTCATATGGAACTCGATGATATCTTCTTATGTTGGCCGTAAAAAGAGTAAGGAAGCAATTGGGTTGTATGAGAAGATGGTATTGGATGGAGTTTTCCCAGATGAGTTCACGTTTTCGAGCGTTTTCAAGGCTTTTTGTAATCTGGGACTTGTGAATGAAGGGCGGAGGGCTCATGGGTTGGCAGTGGTTTTGGGTCTGGAGGTGTCGAACGTGTTTGTTGCTAGTGCTCTTGTTGATATGTACGTGAAGTTTGGGAGAATGAAGGATGGGCGGTTGGTGGCTAATCGTGTTGTGGATAAGGATGTTGTTTTGTTTACAACGTTGATTGTTGGTTACTCTCAGCATGGTGATGATGGTGAAGCTCTAGCTGTTTTCAGGAACATGATCAAGGGAGGAATTAAGGCTAATGAATATACTTTTGCTAGCATCTTGATCTCTTGTGGGAATTTAGATGATTTATCTAATGGTAAAGTGGTCCATGGTCTTGCTATCAAGTCGGGTTCTGAACTTGCTGTGGCTTCACAGACATCACTTTTAACTATGTATGCTAGATGTGGATTGATTGATGATTCTCTAAGGGTTTTTAAAGGGTTTCTGAATCCAAACCAGGTAACTTGGACATCTCTTATTGTGGGTCTTGTAAGAAATGGAAGAGAAGAGTTGGCTTTGACAAAGTTCAGAAAAATGATCCGCAGTTCAATAGTTCCGAATTCTTTCACGTTATCTAGTGCTCTTCAAGCAAGCTCAAGCCTTGCCATGATCGATGAAGGAAAACAAATCCATGCTATGGTCACAAAATTTGGATTGGACAGAGACGTATATGCTGGTGCTGCTCTCATT
This window contains:
- the LOC103401536 gene encoding pentatricopeptide repeat-containing protein At5g65570, which translates into the protein MAVRLPRLSNLLISFEMNLPRRLSQLNHLNNFMSSSQSFTEFYSSLIQQCIHTRSLMDVGIVQTHMIKSGCIHLSVGNKLVDAGLKCGSISYARKLFDELPERHVVIWNSMISSYVGRKKSKEAIGLYEKMVLDGVFPDEFTFSSVFKAFCNLGLVNEGRRAHGLAVVLGLEVSNVFVASALVDMYVKFGRMKDGRLVANRVVDKDVVLFTTLIVGYSQHGDDGEALAVFRNMIKGGIKANEYTFASILISCGNLDDLSNGKVVHGLAIKSGSELAVASQTSLLTMYARCGLIDDSLRVFKGFLNPNQVTWTSLIVGLVRNGREELALTKFRKMIRSSIVPNSFTLSSALQASSSLAMIDEGKQIHAMVTKFGLDRDVYAGAALINLYGKCGSTEMARSVFDDLIEIDVVSMNSMIYSYAQNGFGHEALQLFSGMKDLGLGPNEVTILSVLLACNNSGLVQEGCQIFATVTNNHNIELTVDHYACMVDLLGRSGRLQEAEALVKQVRNPDVVLWRTLISACKLHGEIEMAERASNKMLELAPGDGGSHILLTNVYASTGNWSQVIGMKSTLRDMKFKKNPAMSWVDVDREVHTFMAGDLSHPRSREINETLENLTDRVKILGYIPDTRFVLQDLDEEHKERSLHSHSEKLAISFALLMSSNKDTVIRIYKNLRVCGDCHSWIKFVTKVIGREIIARDAKRFHHFKDGFCSCGDYW